In the genome of Bradyrhizobium sp. CIAT3101, one region contains:
- a CDS encoding undecaprenyl-phosphate glucose phosphotransferase: MAVATYGSENYYSAISNRRGALQRPLQIALIAGDFLALLLSYFAASGLYRLLVAEQDSSVGAGLVVAAVFVTISYFQGIYDHHRLLNTVWQLRKTLAIWAISLTILAVEAFLLKSSADLSRGTTLLFAATGGAALGGLRVLWRIALNSSYARGRLVDRKVVLLSLKPLDFTSSRFKDLRKHGFNVVRHFVLGPSEDGEGWDHEIRDVVRQARAADVEEYLLVIDWDEMPLLQKLSQHLRVVPQPIRLLPDFPIADLVSRPFQPVSGTVAIEIQRAPLTVYERAQKRCLDIGLASFALLLLAPLLMTAAIMIKLDSMGNVIFKQSRRGFNGKPFQIWKFRSMTVAENGHTVTQATKSDARVTRVGRVLRRTSIDELPQLWNVLRGEMSLVGPRPHALAHDNYYDQLISNYVYRHHMKPGLTGWAQVNGFRGETPTIDLMEKRVEYDVWYVSNWSIWLDIRIILKTALALIHQEAY, translated from the coding sequence ATGGCTGTAGCAACTTATGGTTCGGAAAACTATTATTCGGCTATATCGAACCGTCGCGGTGCCCTCCAACGTCCCCTCCAGATCGCTCTGATCGCGGGTGACTTTCTCGCACTCCTGCTGAGCTATTTCGCGGCGAGCGGTCTGTATCGCCTGCTCGTTGCCGAACAGGATTCGTCGGTCGGCGCGGGCCTTGTGGTCGCCGCGGTGTTCGTGACGATCTCCTACTTCCAGGGCATCTACGATCACCATCGTCTGCTCAACACGGTCTGGCAGCTCCGCAAGACGCTCGCGATCTGGGCGATCTCGCTGACCATTCTCGCGGTCGAGGCGTTCCTGCTCAAATCGTCGGCGGATCTGTCGCGCGGAACCACGCTGCTGTTCGCTGCGACCGGTGGTGCTGCCCTCGGTGGTCTCCGGGTGCTGTGGCGCATCGCGCTGAACTCGAGCTATGCGAGAGGCCGCCTGGTCGACCGCAAGGTCGTGCTGCTCAGCCTGAAGCCGCTCGATTTCACGTCGAGCCGTTTCAAGGATTTGCGCAAGCACGGCTTCAATGTCGTGCGTCATTTCGTTCTCGGCCCGTCCGAAGATGGTGAGGGGTGGGATCACGAGATTCGCGACGTCGTCCGCCAGGCGCGCGCGGCTGATGTCGAGGAATATCTCCTGGTCATCGACTGGGACGAGATGCCGCTGCTCCAGAAGCTGAGCCAGCACCTGCGCGTGGTTCCCCAGCCGATTCGTCTGTTGCCGGATTTTCCGATCGCCGATCTGGTCTCGCGGCCGTTCCAGCCGGTCAGCGGCACGGTGGCCATCGAGATCCAGCGCGCGCCGCTGACCGTGTACGAGCGAGCGCAGAAGCGCTGCCTGGATATCGGCCTTGCCTCGTTTGCCCTGCTGCTGCTGGCACCGCTGCTGATGACGGCGGCGATCATGATCAAGCTCGACTCGATGGGCAATGTGATCTTCAAGCAGTCCCGGCGCGGGTTCAACGGCAAGCCGTTCCAGATCTGGAAGTTCCGTTCCATGACGGTGGCGGAGAATGGCCACACCGTGACGCAAGCGACGAAGTCTGACGCCCGGGTCACCCGCGTCGGTCGCGTGCTGCGACGAACCAGCATCGATGAGTTGCCGCAGCTCTGGAACGTCCTGCGCGGTGAGATGTCGCTGGTCGGACCGCGGCCGCATGCGCTTGCGCACGACAATTATTACGACCAGCTGATCAGCAACTACGTGTATCGGCACCACATGAAGCCGGGCCTGACCGGTTGGGCTCAGGTCAACGGTTTCCGCGGCGAGACGCCGACCATCGACCTGATGGAGAAGCGCGTCGAGTATGACGTCTGGTACGTCAGCAATTGGAGCATCTGGCTGGATATCAGGATCATCCTGAAGACCGCTCTGGCCCTGATCCATCAGGAAGCCTACTGA